Genomic DNA from Modestobacter versicolor:
GTCGGCCAGGACCGCGCCGTCGTCGACCGTCTCGTCGGCGTCGGTGCCCAGCGGCACGTCGGCCTGGTCGCGGGGGGTCATCGGTTGCTCCCGTTCGTGCTGCTCGCGCCGACCAGGTCGCGGTCGGTCCGGGCCGGTGGGGCCGGCCGCCGGCTGTGGTCGACCTGGCCGAGGCCGGAGAAGCGGTTGCTGCCGAAGGACCTGACCCGGCTCAGCACCGCCATCAGCGGGTGGGTGAAGAGGAAGACGACGACCAGGTCCAGCACCGTCGACATGCCCAGGGTGAACGCGAAGCCCTTCACGTCGCCGATGGCCAGCCAGTACAGGATGGCCGCGGCCAGGAAGCTGACCGCGTCGGCGGAGAGGATCGTGCGCCGCGCGCGGACCCAGGCCCGCGGGGTGGCGCTGCGCAGGCTGCGCCCCTCGCGCACCTCGTCCTTGAGCCGTTCGAAGTAGACGACGAAGGAGTCGGCGGTGATGCCGATCGAGACGATGAACCCGGCGATGCCGGCGAGGCTGAGCGCGAACCCGATCTGCCGGCCCAGCAGCACCAGGGTCGCGTAGACCACCACCGCCGACAGCACCAGGCTGGCGATCATCACCAGCCCCAGCAGCCGGTAGTAGACCAGCGCGTACAGGAACACCAGGGCGACGCCGATGCCGCCGGCGATCAGCCCGGCCCGCAGCTGCTCGCTGCCCAGCTCGGTGGAGATCGACTGCGCGGTCGCCTGGGTGAAGGTCAGCGGCAGCGCGCCGTACTTCAGCTGGTTGGCCAGGTCGGTGGCGGTCTCCTGGTCGAAGGAGCCGCTGATCTCGGTGGTGCCGCCGTTGATGGCGCCGTTGATGGTCGGCGCGGAGACGACCCGGCCGTCGAGGGTGATGCCCACCGCGTTGCCGACGTTGGCGGCGGTGTAGGTGGCCCAGGCCTCGGAGCCGGAGTTGTTCAGGTCCAGGGTGACGATCCACTCGCCGGTGGCCGCCTGGGTGCCGGCGGCGGCGTCGGTGACGTCGGTGCCCTCGAGGACGGCGGGGCCCAGCAGGTACTTCGCCGTGCCGTCGTCGGAGCAGGCTGCGATGAAGTCGCCGGGCCGGTCGACCTCGGTGGTGGTCGTGTCGCAGGTGAGCGTCGCGTACTCCGCGGCCGCCACCTCCTGCGTCACGGCCGGGGCGTCGGGGTCGGGGGCGTTGGTGTCGGTGGCCGCACCGCTCCCGGTCGTCGCCGGGTCCGCGGTCGGCGCAGCCGAGTCCGTGGGCGCAGCGGAGTCGGTCGGCGCAGCGGAGTCGGTCGGCGCAGCGGAGTCCGTCGGCGCAGCCGAGTCGGTGGGCGTCGCGGGGTCCGTGGCCGGCGTGGCGGCCTCCGGGCCCTGCACCACCGGCCGGAACCGCAGCTGCGCGGTGGCGCCCAGCTCGCGCGCCTGCTCGCCGTCGTCCCCGGGGACGGAGATGACGATGTTGCTGTCGCCCTCGGTGACGACGTCGGCCTCGGCGACGCCGAGCCCGTTGACCCGCTGCTCGATGATCTGGCGGGCCAGCTCGAGGTCGTCGGGGTCGGGGGCGTTCCCGTCGGGCGTGCGGGCGGTCAGCGTCACCGTCGTCCCGCCCTGGAGGTCCAGGCCCAGCTGGGGCGTGCGGGTGTCGCCGGTGAGGTAGATCAGCGCGTACATGCCCGCGACGATCAGGACGAAGACGGCGAAGTAGCGCCGTGCGGGGAGCTGGCGGGCGGCCATGCGGGGTACCCGGCTCAGCGGGTGGGGTCGGTGGGGTCGCCGTCGCCGTCGACGAACCCGGTCGCGCCCGAGGCGGACCCCGGGGCGGCGGCGTCGCCGGCCGGCGTGCGGATCTCCATGATCGCCGGGCGGGCGACGGTCATCACGACGCCGGGCGCGATCTGCAGGTCGACCGTCGTGTCACCGAGCGCAGCGACCGTGCCGTGGATGCCGCTGGTGAGCATCACCGGCGTCCCGATGGTGAGCGAGTCCTGCATCGCCTGGGCGTTCGCCTGGATCTTCTTGCGCTGCCGGGAGGGCAGGACGAAGAGGACGACGAACGCGAGCGCGACCAGGATGAGCAACGGCAAGGATTCCACGACAGGTGAGCCTCTCTACCGCGGCGTCATCGCGCGGTGGGTGCGGCCCAGGGCGGGCCGCTCGGGTACATCGGCGCCGGCGCTCCCCTGCGGGCAGGGCGACCGGGGCGCGGTCGGCCCGGGACGTCCCGGGTTGCGCGCCAGCGCGGTGGAGTCTAGGCGTCGAACAGCGTCTGTGACGAAGCCCCGTCCGACGGCGGGTCGGCTGTGCCCCCGCTGAGCGGGAGACCGCCGCGCGGGACAGGGTGCCCCAGGTGCCGGAAGGCGGCCTCGGTCGCCACCCGGCCACGCGGCGTGCGGGCCAGCAACCCGGCGCGCACCAGGAAGGGCTCGCACACCTCCTCGACCGTGTGCGGCTCCTCCCCCACCGCCACCGCGAGGGTCGCGACGCCGACCGGGCCGCCGCCGAACCGGCTGACCAGCGCCTCCAGCACCGACCGGTCGAGCCGGTCGAGCCCGAGGTCGTCGACGTCGTAGAGGGCCAGCGCTGCCCGGGCCACCTCCAGGGTCACCCGGCCGTCGGCGCGCACCTCCGCGTAGTCGCGGACCCGGCGCAGCAGCCGGTTGGCGATCCGGGGGGTGCCGCGCGACCGGCCGGCGATCTCCGCGGACCCGTCGGCGGTGAGCTCGACGCCCAGCAGGTCGGCGCTGCGGGCCAGCACCCGCTCCAGGTCGGCGGTCTCGTAGAACTCCATCTGGCCCACGAAGCCGAACCGGTCGCGCAGCGGGCCGGTCAGCAGCCCGGCCCGGGTGGTGGCGCCGACCAGGGTGAACGGGTTGATCTCCAGCGGGATGGCGGTGGCGCCCGGGCCCTTGCCGACCACGACGTCGACCCGGAAGTCCTCCATCGCCATGTAGAGCAGTTCCTCGGCCGGCCGGGCGATCCGGTGGATCTCGTCGATGAACAGCACGTCGCCGGGCGACAGGTTGGACAGCATCGCGGCGAGGTCGCCGGAGCGCTCGATCGCCGGGCCGCTGGTGATCTTCACCGAGGTGCCCAGCTCCGAGCCGATGATCAGGGCCAGGCTGGTCTTGCCCAGCCCGGGCGGGCCGGACAGCAGCACGTGGTCCGGCGGCCGGCCGCGCCGCTTGGCGCCCTCCAGCACGAGGTCCAGCTGGCGGGCGACCTTGGGCTGGCCGATGAAGTCCGCGAGGGAGTGGGGGCGCAGGGCCGACTCGACGACCCGCTCCTCGTCGCCGGCCCGCGGGTCGACGGCGTCGTCGGGCAGCCGCCCGGGGCCCGCGTCGGCGGCGGGCAGCCGGCGGTCGAAGGGCGAGCTCATGCCCGGCCCAGCAGCCGCAGCGCCTGCCGCAGCAGGACGGCGATCTCCACCCCACCGGTGGCGGCGACCTGCTCGTCGGCGACCGGGGCGAGCTGGGACACCGCGCCCTCGGCCTCCTTGCCGGTCCAGCCCAGGCTGACCAGCGCGGCGGTCAGCTGGTCACGCCACGGGGCCACCGGGGTGACCGAGCCCAGCCCGGCCGGGGCCGGCCCGTCGAGCGAGGTGTCGGAGCTGGTGGTGCCCAGCCGGTCGCGCAGCTCGAGCACCAGCCGCTCGGCGCCCTTCTTGCCGATCCCGGGCACCTGCATCAGCGCCTTGAGGTCGCCCATGGACACCGCGCGGCGCACCTCGCGGGGCGGGTGGATCGCCAGCACCGCCTGGGCCAGCCGCGGCCCCACGCCGTTGGCGGTCTGCAGCAGCTCGAACAACTGGCGCTCGTCGTCGTCGGCGAAGCCGTAGAGGGTCAAGGAGTCCTCGCGCACGACCAGGCTGGTGGCCAGCCGGGCCTGCTCGCCCACCGCCAGCCGGGCGATCGTGCCCGGGGTGCACTGCACCGACAGGCCGACCCCACCGACCTCGACGACCGCGCCGTCCGGGGAGACCGCGGCCACCCGGCCGCTCACGCTGGCGATCACCGGGAGATCCCGGTCCACCGGGGCAGCGTCGTGGCCCGCACCGGGGCGCCGATGCCGCCGGCGATTGCGGCCACCCGGAGCCGGTCCTGGGCCGGGCCGCGCCACACGTGGCAGACGGCGAGCGCCAGGGCGTCGGCGGCGTCGGCCGGCTTGGGCGCGGTGGCCAGCCCGAGCACCCGGGTCACCATCAGGGTCACCTGGTCCTTGTCGGCCCGGCCGTTGCCGGAGATGGCCGCCTTGACCTCGCTGGGGGTGTGCCAGGCGACCGGGACGTCGGCCTGCGCAGCAGCCAGGGCGGCGACGCCGGCGGCCTGCGCGGTGCCGGTCGCCGTCCCCTTGTTGTTCTGGTGGAACACCCGCTCGATCGCCATCGCGGTGGGGCGGTGCTCGCGCAGCAGCGCGGTCACGGCGGTGTGCACCTCCAGCAGGCGGAGCTCCAGGTCCAGCTCGGGGTTGGTGCGGACGACGCCGACCCCCAGCGCCGTGGGCCGCGACCCCGGCCGCCCCTCGACGACACCCCAGCCGCACCGGGTCAGGCCCGGGTCGATGCCGAGCACCCGCATGGCCACTCCCCCAACGATCGCACGAACACGTGTTCGACCAAAGCTAACCGGGGATGCGGTCAGGAGGTGCTCACGACGCGCCGGGGGCGTCAGGCGTCGGCGCTGACCTGCTCCATGACCTCGTCGGAGACGTCGTAGTTCGCGTAGACGTTCTGCACGTCGTCGAGGTCCTCGAGCGCGTCGATCAGCCGGAAGACCTTGACCGCGCCGTCGGCGTCCAGCTCGACCTGCACGCTGGGCACGAAGCCCATGTCGGCCGAGTCGTACTCGATGCCGGCGTCCTGCAGGGCGGTGCGGACCGCGACCAGGTCGGAGGGGTCGCACACGACCTCGAAGGTGTCGCCGAGGTCGCGGACCTCCTCGGCACCCGCGTCGAGCACGGCCATCAGGACGTCGTCCTCGGTGTGGCCGGCGGACGGCACCACCACGACGCCCTTGCGGGAGAACAGGTAGGACACCGAGCCGGGGTCGGCCATGTTCCCGCCGTTGCGGGACATCGCCGTGCGCACCTCCATCGCCGACCGGTTCTTGTTGTCGGTGAGGCACTCGATGAGCACCGCCACACCGCCGGGGCCGTAGCCCTCGTAGGTGATGCCCTGGTAGTCGACGCCGCCGGCCTCGAGGCCACCCCCGCGCTTGACCGCGCGGTCGATGTTGTCGTTGGGCACCGAGCTCTTCTTCGCCTTCTGGACGGCGTCGTAGAGCGTCGGGTTGCCCGAGAGGTCAGCGCCGCCGGTGCGCGCCGCGACCTCGATGTTCTTGATCAGCTTGGCGAAGAGCTTGCCGCGCTTGGCGTCGATCCCGGCCTTCTTGTGCTTGGTCGTCGCCCACTTGGAATGCCCGCTCACGGCCGTCTCCCCTCACTGGCTGCGCCGGCTCCGGCGCCACCGCCTGCTGCATGGTCTCGTGCCCGCCCGGCCGCCGCCTCCCGCACCAGCTCCACGAAGAGCGCGTGCACCCGGAGGTCCCCGGTCAGCTCGGGGTGGAAGCTGGTCGCCACCAGCCGGCCCTGGCGGACGGCGACGATCTTACCGTCGGCCGGGCCGCCCTCGACCCGGCCGAGCACCTCGACGCCGGGACCCACCCGCTCCACCCACGGCGCGCGGATGAAGACGGCGTGCACCGGCGGCCCGGGCACCCCGTCCAGCCGCACCGGGCTCTCGAAGGAGTCGACCTGGCGGCCGAAGGCGTTGCGGCGGACCGTGACGTCCAGCCCGCCGATCGTCGCCTGGCCGTCGACCGCGTCGAGCACGGTGTCGGCCAGCATGATCATCCCGGCGCAGGAGCCGTAGGCCGGCAGGCCGGCGCGCACCGCGGCCCGCAGCGGCTCGAGCATCCCGAACCGGCCGGCCAGGTTGGCCATCGTGGTCGACTCGCCACCGGGCACCACGAGCCCGTCGAGCTCGGCGAGCTCCTGGGGGCGGCGCACCGGCCGGGCCTCGGCGCCGACCGCGCGCAGCGCGGCGAGGTGCTCGCGCACGTCGCCCTGGAGGGCCAGCACCCCGACGACCGGGGTGCCGGCGACGGCGGTGGTCACCACCCGCGGGTGGCGTAGCGCTCGCTCTCCGGGAGCGTGGAGACGTTGATGCCCACCATCGGCTCGCCCAGGCCGCGGGAGACCTTGGCGATGACCTGCGGGTCGTCGTAGAACGTGGTGGCCTGCACGATCGCGGCCGCGCGCTGCGCCGGGTCGCCGGACTTGAAGATGCCCGAGCCGACGAAGACGCCCTGGGCGCCCAGCTGCATCATCATCGCCGCGTCGGCCGGGGTGGCGATGCCGCCGGCGGTGAACAGGACGACGGGCAGCGCACCGAGCCGGGCCACCTCGACGACCAGGTCGTGCGGCGCGCGCAGCTCCTTGGCGGCGACGAACAGCTCGGTCTCGTCGAGGGTGGACAGCCGCTTGATCCCGGCCCGGATCGAGCGCATGTGCCGGGTGGCCTCCACGACGTTGCCGGTGCCGGCCTCGCCCTTGGAGCGGATCATCGCCGCGCCCTCGGAGATCCGGCGCAGCGCCTCGCCCAGGTCGGTGGCCCCGCAGACGAACGGCACGGTGAACTCGCCCTTGGCGATGTGGTGCGCCTCGTCGGCGGGGGTCAGTACCTCGGACTCGTCGATGTAGTCGACCCCGAGGGCCTGCAGCACCTGCGCCTCGACGAAGTGGCCGATCCGGGCCTTGGCCATCACCGGGATGGAGACCGCGCCGATGATCCCCTCGATCATGTCCGGGTCGCTCATCCGCGCGATGCCGCCCTGGGCCCGGATGTCGGCGGGCACCCGCTCCAGCGCCATGACCGCGACCGCGCCGGCGTCCTCGGCGATCTTCGCCTGCTCGGCGTTGACGACGTCCATGATCACGCCGCCCTTGAGCTGCTCGGCCATGCCGCGCTTGACCCGCTCGGTGCCGGTGGCAGCAGGGGTGGCGGGGGCCGGGCTGTCGTTCAGGGACACGGGACTGCCTTCGGTCGGTCGGTCGTCGGGAGGGACGACCCAGCCTACGGCCGGTCAGCCACGGCCCTGCGGGCCGCTGCTGCGGGGCGCCGGCCCGGTGAGCACGGCGTCCAGGCCGTCGTCGATGTCGAAGTACCGCGGGAGGGGCCGGCGGCCGTGCAGCCGCAGCACCCGGGCCAGCCGGCCGCGGCGCAGCGCGCGGGTGTCGCGGACGGCGTCGTTGTAGAACCGCCGGGCCAGCGCGACCCGCATCCCGGCGTCGGCGAGCTCGGGGGTCAGCGCGCTGCCCGGGACCCGGCGGAGCAGCCGGCCCAGCCGGTTCTCGGCGGCCTCGCGGTCACCGGCGCTCGGCGCCCGGGCCCCCGCGGCCGCCTCCCCCAGCGGGACGGCGAGCTCGGCCCCCAGCTCCCCGGCCTGCTCGCGGGCCAGCGCCGCGGCCAGCTCGGCCCGGCGCAGCAGGGCGGCGTCGAGCACCTCGCGCGCCCGGCGGACCCGGCCGGCCAGCCGGCGTAACCGGGTCAGCGTGAACGCCGTCGAGGCCAGCAGCAGGGCGAGCAGGACCCCGGCGGCGAGCAGCAGCCAGGCTCCGGAGGTCACAGAGCGTCAGGCTAGCGCCGTACCCGCCGCCGGAACGGTCCTGCCGTCGCCGCACCTGCCTCGCCCGGGGGAGGCGGGCCCCCGAGCAGCGCGGCGTCGTCGTCCGAGGACGCGGTGACGCCGATGCCACCGGTGGGGGCGACGGTCTCGTAGACGGCGAGGATCCGCCGGGCCACCACCGACCAGTCGTAGGCGGCGACCTCCCGCCGGCCGGCCGCGGCCAGCTCCGCGCGCCGGGCCGGCTCGGCGAGCAGCCCGGACAGCGCGGTCGCCAGCGCGGCGACGTCGCCCCGGGGCACCAGCACGCCCGCGGTGCCGTCGGCGAGCACCCGGCCGAAGGCGTCCAGGTCGCTGGCC
This window encodes:
- the ruvC gene encoding crossover junction endodeoxyribonuclease RuvC, which codes for MRVLGIDPGLTRCGWGVVEGRPGSRPTALGVGVVRTNPELDLELRLLEVHTAVTALLREHRPTAMAIERVFHQNNKGTATGTAQAAGVAALAAAQADVPVAWHTPSEVKAAISGNGRADKDQVTLMVTRVLGLATAPKPADAADALALAVCHVWRGPAQDRLRVAAIAGGIGAPVRATTLPRWTGISR
- a CDS encoding YebC/PmpR family DNA-binding transcriptional regulator, which produces MSGHSKWATTKHKKAGIDAKRGKLFAKLIKNIEVAARTGGADLSGNPTLYDAVQKAKKSSVPNDNIDRAVKRGGGLEAGGVDYQGITYEGYGPGGVAVLIECLTDNKNRSAMEVRTAMSRNGGNMADPGSVSYLFSRKGVVVVPSAGHTEDDVLMAVLDAGAEEVRDLGDTFEVVCDPSDLVAVRTALQDAGIEYDSADMGFVPSVQVELDADGAVKVFRLIDALEDLDDVQNVYANYDVSDEVMEQVSADA
- the ruvA gene encoding Holliday junction branch migration protein RuvA, with amino-acid sequence MDRDLPVIASVSGRVAAVSPDGAVVEVGGVGLSVQCTPGTIARLAVGEQARLATSLVVREDSLTLYGFADDDERQLFELLQTANGVGPRLAQAVLAIHPPREVRRAVSMGDLKALMQVPGIGKKGAERLVLELRDRLGTTSSDTSLDGPAPAGLGSVTPVAPWRDQLTAALVSLGWTGKEAEGAVSQLAPVADEQVAATGGVEIAVLLRQALRLLGRA
- the yajC gene encoding preprotein translocase subunit YajC, producing MESLPLLILVALAFVVLFVLPSRQRKKIQANAQAMQDSLTIGTPVMLTSGIHGTVAALGDTTVDLQIAPGVVMTVARPAIMEIRTPAGDAAAPGSASGATGFVDGDGDPTDPTR
- the secD gene encoding protein translocase subunit SecD, with the protein product MAARQLPARRYFAVFVLIVAGMYALIYLTGDTRTPQLGLDLQGGTTVTLTARTPDGNAPDPDDLELARQIIEQRVNGLGVAEADVVTEGDSNIVISVPGDDGEQARELGATAQLRFRPVVQGPEAATPATDPATPTDSAAPTDSAAPTDSAAPTDSAAPTDSAAPTADPATTGSGAATDTNAPDPDAPAVTQEVAAAEYATLTCDTTTTEVDRPGDFIAACSDDGTAKYLLGPAVLEGTDVTDAAAGTQAATGEWIVTLDLNNSGSEAWATYTAANVGNAVGITLDGRVVSAPTINGAINGGTTEISGSFDQETATDLANQLKYGALPLTFTQATAQSISTELGSEQLRAGLIAGGIGVALVFLYALVYYRLLGLVMIASLVLSAVVVYATLVLLGRQIGFALSLAGIAGFIVSIGITADSFVVYFERLKDEVREGRSLRSATPRAWVRARRTILSADAVSFLAAAILYWLAIGDVKGFAFTLGMSTVLDLVVVFLFTHPLMAVLSRVRSFGSNRFSGLGQVDHSRRPAPPARTDRDLVGASSTNGSNR
- the pdxT gene encoding pyridoxal 5'-phosphate synthase glutaminase subunit PdxT → MTTAVAGTPVVGVLALQGDVREHLAALRAVGAEARPVRRPQELAELDGLVVPGGESTTMANLAGRFGMLEPLRAAVRAGLPAYGSCAGMIMLADTVLDAVDGQATIGGLDVTVRRNAFGRQVDSFESPVRLDGVPGPPVHAVFIRAPWVERVGPGVEVLGRVEGGPADGKIVAVRQGRLVATSFHPELTGDLRVHALFVELVREAAAGRARDHAAGGGAGAGAASEGRRP
- the ruvB gene encoding Holliday junction branch migration DNA helicase RuvB — protein: MSSPFDRRLPAADAGPGRLPDDAVDPRAGDEERVVESALRPHSLADFIGQPKVARQLDLVLEGAKRRGRPPDHVLLSGPPGLGKTSLALIIGSELGTSVKITSGPAIERSGDLAAMLSNLSPGDVLFIDEIHRIARPAEELLYMAMEDFRVDVVVGKGPGATAIPLEINPFTLVGATTRAGLLTGPLRDRFGFVGQMEFYETADLERVLARSADLLGVELTADGSAEIAGRSRGTPRIANRLLRRVRDYAEVRADGRVTLEVARAALALYDVDDLGLDRLDRSVLEALVSRFGGGPVGVATLAVAVGEEPHTVEEVCEPFLVRAGLLARTPRGRVATEAAFRHLGHPVPRGGLPLSGGTADPPSDGASSQTLFDA
- the pdxS gene encoding pyridoxal 5'-phosphate synthase lyase subunit PdxS, with the protein product MSLNDSPAPATPAATGTERVKRGMAEQLKGGVIMDVVNAEQAKIAEDAGAVAVMALERVPADIRAQGGIARMSDPDMIEGIIGAVSIPVMAKARIGHFVEAQVLQALGVDYIDESEVLTPADEAHHIAKGEFTVPFVCGATDLGEALRRISEGAAMIRSKGEAGTGNVVEATRHMRSIRAGIKRLSTLDETELFVAAKELRAPHDLVVEVARLGALPVVLFTAGGIATPADAAMMMQLGAQGVFVGSGIFKSGDPAQRAAAIVQATTFYDDPQVIAKVSRGLGEPMVGINVSTLPESERYATRGW